The following coding sequences are from one Streptococcus sp. NPS 308 window:
- a CDS encoding ABC transporter permease, with product MSITTMLTLLVSSMLIYSAPLVFTSIGGVFSERAGVVNVGLEGIMVMGAFSGVVFNLEFAEQLGAVTPWISLLVGGLVGAIFSIIHAAATVHFRADHVVSGTVLNLMAPALAVFLVKVLYNKGQTDNLTQTFGRFDFPILANIPIIGDIFFKSTSLLGYLAIAFSFLAWFILFKTRFGLRLRSVGEHPQAADTLGINVYKMRYLGVIISGFLGGIGGAIYAQSISVNFSVTTIVGPGFIALAAMIFGKWNPIGAMLSSLFFGLSQSLAVIGSQLPFLQGVPTVYLQIAPYVLTILVLAAFFGKAVAPKADGINYIKSK from the coding sequence ATGTCTATTACAACAATGCTAACCCTCTTGGTATCATCCATGTTGATTTATTCAGCACCGCTTGTATTTACAAGTATCGGAGGCGTTTTCTCTGAACGTGCTGGTGTTGTCAATGTTGGTCTTGAAGGAATTATGGTTATGGGTGCTTTTTCTGGAGTAGTCTTTAACCTTGAATTTGCAGAACAACTTGGAGCAGTAACTCCATGGATCTCCTTATTAGTTGGGGGACTTGTTGGAGCAATCTTCTCCATCATTCACGCAGCAGCGACTGTTCACTTCCGTGCGGACCATGTTGTCAGTGGTACGGTATTGAACTTGATGGCGCCCGCTTTAGCAGTCTTTTTGGTCAAGGTTCTTTATAACAAAGGACAAACGGATAATCTAACCCAGACTTTTGGACGTTTTGATTTTCCAATTCTAGCTAATATCCCAATCATTGGAGATATCTTCTTCAAGTCAACAAGTTTACTTGGTTACCTTGCGATTGCCTTCTCATTCTTAGCATGGTTTATCCTTTTCAAAACACGCTTTGGTCTTCGACTTCGCTCGGTTGGTGAACACCCTCAAGCAGCGGACACCTTGGGAATCAACGTTTACAAGATGCGATATCTTGGAGTTATCATTTCAGGATTCCTTGGTGGAATTGGGGGAGCGATTTATGCTCAATCAATTTCTGTCAACTTCTCAGTGACAACTATTGTCGGTCCTGGATTTATCGCTCTTGCTGCGATGATCTTTGGTAAATGGAATCCAATCGGTGCTATGCTTTCAAGTCTCTTCTTTGGACTCTCTCAAAGTTTGGCCGTTATTGGATCTCAACTTCCTTTCTTGCAAGGAGTTCCTACGGTATACCTTCAAATCGCGCCTTATGTTTTGACAATTCTTGTCTTGGCAGCCTTCTTCGGAAAAGCAGTTGCTCCTAAGGCAGATGGGATCAACTACATCAAATCAAAATAA
- a CDS encoding ABC transporter permease produces MSKKLQQISVPLISVFLGILLGAIVMWIFGYDAIWGYEELFYTAFGSLRGVGEIFRAMGPLVLIGLGFAVASRAGFFNVGLPGQALAGWILSGWFALSNPDMPRLILIPLTVIIALIAGGIVGAIPGILRAYLGTSEVIVTIMMNYIVLYVGNAFIHAFPKDIMQSTDSTIRVSANATYQTQWLSELTGNSRMNIGIFFAIIAVGVIWFLLKKTTLGFEIRAVGLNPNASEYAGISAKRTIILSMIISGALAGLGGAVEGLGTFQNVYVQGSSLAIGFNGMAVSLLASNSPIGILFAAFLFGVLQVGAPGMNAAQVPSELVSIVTASIIFFVSVHYLIERFVKPKKQVKGGK; encoded by the coding sequence ATGTCTAAAAAATTACAACAAATTTCGGTTCCCTTGATTTCTGTATTCTTAGGAATCCTGCTTGGAGCTATTGTCATGTGGATTTTCGGCTACGATGCTATTTGGGGTTATGAGGAATTATTCTACACAGCCTTTGGTAGTCTTCGTGGAGTAGGTGAAATTTTCCGTGCCATGGGGCCTCTAGTCTTGATTGGTCTTGGTTTTGCGGTTGCCAGTCGTGCAGGTTTCTTTAACGTCGGTTTGCCAGGTCAAGCTCTTGCAGGTTGGATCCTCAGTGGTTGGTTTGCTTTGTCAAATCCTGATATGCCGCGTCTCATCTTGATTCCATTAACAGTGATTATCGCTTTGATTGCAGGTGGAATTGTTGGTGCGATTCCAGGTATCCTCAGAGCCTATCTGGGTACGTCAGAAGTTATCGTGACTATCATGATGAACTACATTGTACTGTATGTGGGAAATGCCTTTATTCATGCCTTCCCTAAAGATATCATGCAAAGTACAGACTCAACGATTCGTGTCAGTGCAAATGCAACCTACCAGACGCAATGGTTGTCTGAGTTGACTGGAAATTCACGTATGAATATCGGGATTTTCTTTGCAATAATTGCTGTAGGAGTCATCTGGTTCTTGCTCAAGAAAACAACTCTCGGTTTTGAAATTCGTGCAGTTGGTCTTAACCCAAATGCTTCTGAATACGCAGGTATCTCTGCAAAACGTACAATCATTCTTTCGATGATTATCTCAGGAGCATTGGCAGGTTTAGGTGGAGCAGTCGAAGGTCTAGGAACTTTCCAAAACGTATATGTCCAAGGTTCTTCATTGGCTATCGGGTTTAATGGTATGGCAGTTAGTCTACTAGCTTCAAATTCACCAATTGGAATTCTATTTGCAGCCTTTCTATTTGGTGTTCTTCAAGTTGGCGCACCTGGTATGAATGCGGCGCAAGTGCCCTCAGAGCTCGTTAGTATCGTAACAGCATCAATTATCTTCTTTGTCAGCGTTCACTACCTAATCGAGCGCTTTGTCAAACCAAAAAAACAAGTAAAAGGAGGTAAGTAA
- the plsY gene encoding glycerol-3-phosphate 1-O-acyltransferase PlsY, whose protein sequence is MMTFVLLILAYLLGSIPSGLWIGQIFFQTNLREHGSGNTGTTNTFRILGKKAGMATFVIDFFKGTLATLLPILFHQQGVSPLVFGLLAVIGHTFPIFAGFKGGKAVATSAGVIFGFAPVFCLYLAIVFFGTLYLGSMISLSSVVASIAAVIGVLIFPLLGFILSSYDLLFIVIILALASLIIIRHKDNITRIKNKTENLVPWGLNLTHQNPNK, encoded by the coding sequence ATGATGACATTTGTATTATTAATTCTAGCTTATTTGCTAGGTTCGATTCCGTCTGGTCTATGGATTGGACAAATCTTTTTTCAAACAAATCTGCGTGAACATGGTTCTGGAAATACTGGAACGACCAATACTTTCCGTATTTTAGGTAAGAAGGCAGGTATGGCAACCTTTGTGATTGACTTCTTTAAAGGAACCTTGGCCACTCTACTTCCTATTCTTTTCCACCAACAAGGTGTATCACCTCTTGTCTTTGGACTTTTGGCCGTAATAGGACATACCTTTCCTATCTTTGCAGGGTTTAAAGGGGGCAAGGCTGTCGCAACAAGCGCTGGAGTTATTTTCGGATTTGCGCCTGTTTTTTGTCTCTATCTAGCAATCGTATTCTTTGGAACCCTCTATCTAGGTAGTATGATTTCACTATCTAGCGTTGTTGCTTCTATTGCTGCTGTAATTGGAGTTCTGATTTTCCCACTATTGGGGTTTATCTTAAGTAGCTATGACCTTCTTTTTATCGTAATTATCTTAGCTCTTGCTAGCTTGATTATCATTCGTCACAAGGATAATATCACACGCATCAAAAACAAAACTGAAAATCTTGTCCCTTGGGGATTGAACCTAACCCATCAAAATCCTAACAAATAA
- a CDS encoding pyrimidine-nucleoside phosphorylase, with protein MRAVDLIQKKRDGQELSSSEIKWLVEGYVAGTVPDYQMSAFAMAVYFKGMTTREISDLTMNMVMTGQEFDLSAIEGIKVDKHSTGGVGDKVTLILAPLVASFGVPVAKMSGRGLGHTGGTLDKLEAIKGYQVERSQEDFIKQVQDIGVSVIGQSDQLVKADKLLYALRDVTATVDTIPLIASSVMSKKIAAGADAILLDVTVGEGAFMKTVEEARELAQTMVDLGKAVGRKTVAVITDMSQPLGRAIGNRLEILEAIEILQGKGREDISHFICELAQIMLSLADVEKTIEEIRRHLENGQALAKFEEMVAAQGGDLEDLYRPVNVAHVVDIPAQESGVISALPAMDFGLYAMRLGAGRAVKTDALDYETGIVFEKKVGDSVQKGEIVAKVYTNGKISSELVTEFQKYVKINDGVQSLREIIEIIS; from the coding sequence ATGAGAGCAGTTGATTTAATCCAAAAGAAACGAGATGGTCAAGAACTGTCTTCAAGTGAAATTAAGTGGCTAGTAGAAGGCTATGTGGCTGGAACAGTCCCAGACTATCAAATGTCTGCCTTTGCTATGGCGGTTTATTTCAAAGGAATGACCACACGTGAGATTTCTGACCTGACGATGAACATGGTAATGACGGGGCAAGAGTTTGATTTGTCAGCCATAGAGGGCATCAAAGTAGATAAGCACTCAACAGGTGGTGTTGGTGATAAGGTGACCTTGATTTTAGCTCCTTTAGTAGCCAGTTTTGGTGTTCCAGTAGCCAAGATGAGTGGTCGTGGACTAGGACACACTGGTGGAACCTTAGATAAGTTAGAAGCAATCAAGGGCTACCAAGTGGAACGTAGTCAAGAGGATTTCATCAAACAGGTTCAAGATATTGGTGTATCTGTCATTGGTCAGTCTGACCAGCTGGTTAAAGCAGACAAACTTCTCTATGCTCTTCGTGATGTGACAGCGACAGTCGACACTATTCCTTTGATTGCTAGCTCTGTCATGAGTAAGAAAATCGCTGCTGGGGCAGATGCCATTTTGCTAGATGTGACCGTCGGTGAGGGTGCCTTTATGAAGACTGTTGAGGAGGCGCGCGAATTGGCTCAAACCATGGTTGATCTTGGAAAGGCTGTTGGAAGAAAGACAGTAGCAGTTATTACCGATATGAGTCAACCCTTGGGTCGAGCTATTGGTAATCGTCTCGAAATTCTAGAAGCAATCGAAATTCTTCAAGGAAAAGGTCGAGAAGATATCAGTCACTTTATCTGTGAACTAGCTCAGATCATGCTTAGTTTAGCAGATGTTGAGAAAACGATCGAGGAAATCCGTCGACACCTGGAAAATGGACAAGCCCTTGCCAAATTTGAAGAAATGGTGGCGGCTCAAGGCGGTGATCTAGAAGATCTCTACCGCCCAGTAAATGTTGCCCATGTAGTGGATATCCCAGCTCAAGAGTCAGGTGTCATTTCAGCCCTTCCAGCTATGGATTTTGGCCTATATGCCATGAGATTAGGAGCTGGTCGCGCAGTCAAGACTGATGCTTTAGACTATGAAACTGGAATCGTTTTTGAAAAGAAAGTTGGTGACTCAGTTCAAAAAGGAGAAATTGTTGCAAAAGTTTATACAAATGGAAAAATTTCTTCTGAACTAGTTACAGAATTTCAAAAATATGTTAAAATAAATGATGGAGTGCAAAGTTTACGAGAAATTATAGAAATTATCTCATAA
- the parE gene encoding DNA topoisomerase IV subunit B, whose protein sequence is MSKKEININNYNDDAIQVLEGLDAVRKRPGMYIGSTDGAGLHHLVWEIVDNAVDEALSGFGDRIDVTINKDGSLTVQDHGRGMPTGMHAMGIPTVEVIFTILHAGGKFGQGGYKTSGGLHGVGSSVVNALSSWLEVEITRDGTVYKQRFENGGKPVTTLKKIGTAPKSKTGTKVTFMPDATIFSTTDFKYNTISERLNESAFLLKNVTLSLTDKRTDEAIEFHYENGVQDFVSYLNEDKETLTPVLYFEGEDNGFQVEVALQYNDGFSDNILSFVNNVRTKDGGTHETGLKSAITKVMNDYARKTGLLKEKDKNLEGSDYREGLAAVLSILVPEEHLQFEGQTKDKLGSPLARPIVDSIVAEKLTFFLMENGELASNLIRKAIKARDAREAARKARDESRNGKKNKKDKGLLSGKLTPAQSKNPAKNELYLVEGDSAGGSAKQGRDRKFQAILPLRGKVINTAKAKMADILKNEEINTMIYTIGAGVGADFSLEDANYDKIIIMTDADTDGAHIQTLLLTFFYRYMRPLVEAGHVYIALPPLYKMSKGKGKKEEVAYAWTDGELEELRKQFGKGATLQRYKGLGEMNADQLWETTMNPETRTLIRVTIEDLARAERRVNVLMGDKVEPRRKWIEDNVKFTLEEATVF, encoded by the coding sequence GTGTCAAAAAAGGAAATCAATATTAATAACTACAATGATGACGCCATTCAGGTGCTAGAAGGGTTGGATGCAGTCCGTAAACGTCCGGGGATGTATATCGGATCGACTGACGGTGCTGGTCTCCATCACCTAGTCTGGGAAATTGTGGACAATGCAGTCGATGAAGCCTTGTCTGGATTTGGTGATCGCATTGATGTGACCATCAATAAGGACGGGAGTTTGACCGTTCAAGACCATGGTCGAGGAATGCCGACTGGGATGCATGCCATGGGAATTCCAACCGTTGAGGTTATCTTTACCATTCTCCACGCCGGAGGGAAATTCGGTCAAGGGGGTTATAAGACATCTGGTGGTCTCCACGGAGTGGGATCTTCAGTCGTTAATGCCCTATCAAGTTGGCTGGAAGTTGAAATCACCCGTGATGGAACGGTTTATAAACAACGATTTGAAAATGGTGGTAAACCCGTCACAACCTTGAAGAAAATTGGTACAGCACCCAAGTCTAAGACAGGTACCAAAGTCACTTTCATGCCTGACGCGACGATTTTCTCTACGACTGACTTCAAATACAATACCATTTCAGAACGACTCAATGAGTCAGCCTTTCTCTTGAAAAATGTGACCTTGTCTTTGACAGATAAGCGAACAGATGAAGCAATCGAATTCCATTATGAGAACGGGGTACAGGACTTTGTTTCTTATCTCAATGAAGACAAGGAAACCTTGACGCCAGTCCTATACTTTGAAGGCGAAGACAATGGTTTCCAAGTGGAAGTTGCCCTCCAGTATAATGATGGATTTTCAGATAACATTCTATCCTTTGTCAATAACGTACGTACTAAAGATGGTGGAACGCACGAGACAGGACTCAAGTCTGCTATCACTAAGGTCATGAATGACTATGCGCGTAAGACAGGTCTCCTCAAGGAAAAAGATAAAAACCTTGAAGGTTCAGACTATCGTGAGGGACTAGCGGCCGTTCTTTCTATCCTAGTTCCTGAAGAACACCTCCAGTTTGAAGGACAGACCAAGGACAAACTTGGAAGTCCACTAGCTCGCCCGATTGTGGATAGCATTGTTGCAGAAAAATTAACTTTCTTCCTCATGGAAAATGGAGAACTAGCTTCCAATCTTATCCGTAAGGCTATCAAGGCTCGTGACGCTCGTGAAGCAGCACGTAAGGCGCGTGATGAGAGTCGAAATGGTAAGAAAAATAAAAAAGATAAGGGCTTATTGTCTGGTAAATTAACACCAGCTCAGTCTAAAAACCCTGCCAAGAATGAACTCTATCTGGTCGAGGGGGACTCTGCCGGTGGTTCTGCCAAGCAAGGTCGTGACCGTAAGTTTCAGGCTATTTTGCCTCTTCGTGGTAAGGTTATCAATACAGCCAAGGCCAAGATGGCAGATATCCTCAAAAATGAAGAAATCAATACCATGATTTATACCATCGGAGCGGGTGTAGGGGCAGATTTCTCCCTTGAAGATGCCAACTATGACAAGATCATTATCATGACCGATGCCGATACCGATGGTGCCCATATCCAGACCTTGCTCTTAACGTTTTTCTACCGTTACATGCGTCCCCTAGTTGAGGCAGGCCATGTCTATATCGCCCTTCCGCCTCTTTACAAGATGTCCAAAGGGAAAGGTAAAAAAGAAGAAGTGGCCTACGCTTGGACGGATGGTGAGTTAGAAGAACTCCGCAAGCAGTTCGGCAAAGGCGCTACCCTCCAACGCTACAAAGGTCTAGGAGAGATGAATGCGGACCAGCTCTGGGAAACAACCATGAATCCAGAGACTCGAACTCTCATTCGTGTCACAATTGAAGACTTAGCACGCGCCGAACGCCGCGTCAATGTCCTCATGGGAGACAAGGTCGAACCACGTCGTAAATGGATTGAAGATAATGTTAAGTTTACGCTGGAAGAAGCGACAGTGTTTTAA
- a CDS encoding ABC transporter ATP-binding protein gives MAHENVIEMRDITKVFGEFVANDKINLQLRKGEIHALLGENGAGKSTLMNMLAGLLEPTSGEIEVNGQVVKLDSPSKAASLGIGMVHQHFMLVEAFTVAENIILGSEITKNGVLDIAGATKEIKALSERYGLAVDPAAKVADISVGAQQRVEILKTLYRGADILIFDEPTAVLTPSEIDELMAIMKNLVKEGKSIILITHKLDEIRAVSDRVTVIRRGKSIETVEIAGATNADLAEMMVGRSVSFKTAKQAAQPKDVVLSIKDLVVNENRGVPAVKNLSLDVRAGEIVGIAGIDGNGQSELIQAITGLRKVESGSIDLKGKSVVGMHPRQITEMSVGHVPEDRHRDGLILDMMISENIALQTYYKEPLSKNGILNYANITSHAKKLMEEFDVRAASEFVPAAALSGGNQQKAIIAREITRDPDLLIVSQPTRGLDVGAIEYIHKRLIEARDNGKAVLVVSFELDEILNVSDRIAVIHDGKIQGVVTPETTNKQELGVLMAGGSLGKEKSDV, from the coding sequence ATGGCACACGAAAATGTCATTGAGATGCGGGATATTACCAAGGTGTTTGGTGAATTTGTAGCAAACGACAAAATCAACTTGCAACTGCGAAAAGGTGAAATCCATGCACTTTTAGGAGAAAATGGAGCGGGTAAATCCACTCTAATGAATATGCTGGCGGGACTTCTTGAGCCAACTAGTGGTGAGATTGAGGTGAATGGTCAGGTTGTAAAACTAGACTCGCCATCTAAAGCTGCTAGTTTGGGAATCGGAATGGTTCACCAACACTTTATGTTGGTTGAAGCTTTTACAGTAGCTGAAAATATCATTTTAGGGAGTGAAATCACTAAGAATGGTGTGCTAGATATAGCTGGTGCTACTAAAGAAATCAAGGCTCTTTCTGAACGTTATGGTTTGGCAGTGGATCCTGCTGCTAAGGTGGCGGATATTTCCGTTGGTGCCCAACAACGTGTAGAAATCTTGAAAACACTCTATCGTGGTGCTGATATCCTTATCTTTGACGAACCTACAGCGGTATTAACTCCTTCGGAGATTGATGAGTTGATGGCCATTATGAAAAACCTTGTTAAAGAAGGTAAATCCATCATCTTGATTACCCACAAGTTGGATGAAATCCGTGCAGTCTCTGATCGTGTTACGGTTATCCGTCGAGGAAAATCTATTGAGACTGTTGAAATTGCAGGAGCGACCAATGCAGATTTGGCTGAAATGATGGTTGGACGTTCCGTATCCTTTAAGACAGCCAAACAAGCAGCCCAGCCGAAAGATGTGGTCTTGTCTATCAAAGACCTAGTTGTCAATGAAAACCGTGGCGTACCAGCTGTGAAGAACCTTTCTTTGGATGTTCGTGCTGGTGAAATTGTTGGTATTGCGGGTATTGACGGAAATGGTCAGTCAGAACTGATTCAAGCTATCACAGGTCTTCGGAAAGTTGAGTCTGGTAGCATTGATTTGAAAGGCAAGTCAGTTGTCGGTATGCATCCTCGACAAATTACTGAGATGAGTGTGGGGCACGTTCCAGAAGACCGTCATCGTGATGGTTTGATTTTGGATATGATGATTTCGGAAAACATTGCTCTTCAAACCTATTACAAAGAACCGCTCAGTAAAAATGGTATCTTGAACTATGCCAATATTACTTCTCATGCTAAGAAATTGATGGAAGAATTTGACGTTCGTGCTGCTAGTGAGTTTGTTCCAGCAGCAGCTCTCTCAGGGGGAAATCAACAAAAGGCCATTATCGCCCGTGAGATTACCCGTGACCCAGATCTCCTCATTGTTAGCCAACCAACACGTGGTTTGGACGTTGGTGCCATTGAGTACATTCACAAACGCTTGATTGAAGCCCGTGATAATGGTAAGGCAGTCCTTGTTGTCAGCTTTGAATTGGATGAGATTTTGAATGTCTCTGACCGCATCGCTGTTATCCACGATGGGAAGATTCAAGGTGTTGTGACACCAGAAACAACCAATAAACAAGAACTTGGTGTCTTGATGGCTGGCGGAAGCTTGGGAAAGGAGAAGAGTGATGTCTAA
- the deoC gene encoding deoxyribose-phosphate aldolase has protein sequence MKLNKYIDHTLLKQDASQEQIDRLLSEAREYDFASVCVNPTWVAYSKAGLEGSDVKVCTVVGFPLGATTSAVKAFETKEAVQNGADEIDMVINVGALKSGNRDLVESDIRAVVEASGDKLVKVIIEACLLTDEEKVMACQLSQKAGADFVKTSTGFSTAGATIEDVRLMRKTVGPDMGVKAAGGARSYADAVAFVEAGATRIGTSAGVAILKGELADGDY, from the coding sequence ATGAAATTAAATAAATACATTGATCATACGCTTTTAAAACAAGATGCAAGTCAAGAACAAATTGATCGTTTGCTATCTGAAGCGCGTGAGTATGATTTCGCCAGTGTCTGTGTTAACCCGACTTGGGTTGCTTATTCAAAGGCGGGGCTTGAAGGTTCAGATGTAAAGGTTTGTACAGTAGTTGGTTTTCCTTTGGGAGCAACAACTTCAGCTGTCAAAGCTTTTGAAACAAAAGAAGCTGTTCAAAACGGTGCAGATGAGATTGATATGGTTATCAATGTCGGTGCCCTCAAATCAGGAAATCGTGATTTAGTTGAATCAGACATTCGTGCTGTCGTAGAAGCAAGTGGCGACAAGCTAGTGAAGGTTATTATTGAAGCTTGCTTATTGACTGACGAAGAAAAGGTTATGGCCTGTCAATTATCCCAGAAAGCAGGAGCTGACTTTGTCAAAACATCAACTGGATTTTCAACTGCTGGTGCCACTATTGAGGATGTTCGGTTGATGCGTAAAACAGTCGGGCCAGATATGGGTGTTAAGGCGGCTGGTGGAGCTCGTTCATATGCGGATGCCGTTGCTTTTGTGGAAGCAGGTGCTACCCGTATTGGAACATCCGCTGGTGTAGCAATCTTAAAAGGAGAATTGGCTGATGGCGACTACTGA
- a CDS encoding cytidine deaminase, whose protein sequence is MATTELIELAIETSKNAYVPYSHFPIGAVLVAKDGSIYTGVNIENASYPLTNCGERTAIFKAVSEGQREFSELIVYGQTEKPISPCGACRQVMVEFFEQDLKVTLVAKDKTTVEMTVGELLPYSFTDLN, encoded by the coding sequence ATGGCGACTACTGAGTTAATTGAACTAGCAATTGAAACCAGCAAGAATGCCTATGTTCCCTATTCTCACTTTCCAATCGGAGCTGTCTTAGTTGCCAAGGACGGTAGCATTTATACGGGTGTCAATATCGAGAATGCTAGTTATCCCTTGACTAACTGTGGGGAGCGTACAGCTATCTTTAAAGCAGTCTCTGAGGGACAACGGGAGTTTTCAGAATTGATTGTCTACGGTCAGACTGAGAAACCTATCTCACCATGTGGAGCTTGTCGCCAAGTCATGGTTGAGTTTTTTGAACAAGATCTAAAGGTGACGCTTGTCGCCAAAGATAAAACGACGGTCGAGATGACGGTCGGGGAGTTACTTCCATACTCATTTACAGACTTGAACTAG
- a CDS encoding BMP family lipoprotein, whose product MNKKQWLGLGLVAVAAFGLAACGNRSSRNADSSSTVKTKAAIVTDTGGVDDKSFNQSAWEGLQAWGKEHNLSKDKGYTYFQSTSEADYANNLQQAAGSYNLIFGVGFALHNAVEEAAKEHTDLNYVLIDDVIKDQKNVASVTFADNEAAYLAGVAAAKTTKTKQIGFVGGMESEVISRFEAGFKAGVASVDSSIKVQVDYAGSFGDAAKGKTIAAAQYAAGADVVYQVAGGTGAGVFSEAKSLNESRPENEKVWVIGVDRDQVEEGKYTSKDGKESNFVLASTLKQVGTTVKDIANKTEKGEFPGGQVIVYSLKDKGVDLAITNLSEEGKKAVEDAKAKILDGSIKVPEK is encoded by the coding sequence ATGAACAAGAAACAATGGCTAGGCCTTGGTCTAGTTGCAGTAGCAGCATTTGGACTTGCTGCATGTGGTAATCGCTCTTCTCGTAACGCAGATTCATCTTCAACTGTGAAGACAAAAGCTGCAATCGTAACGGACACTGGTGGTGTTGATGATAAATCATTCAACCAATCAGCTTGGGAAGGTCTTCAAGCTTGGGGTAAAGAGCACAACCTTTCTAAAGATAAAGGTTACACTTACTTCCAATCAACAAGTGAAGCAGACTATGCTAACAACTTGCAACAAGCAGCTGGAAGCTACAACTTGATCTTCGGTGTTGGTTTTGCCCTTCACAATGCAGTTGAAGAAGCAGCAAAAGAGCACACAGACTTGAACTATGTTTTGATCGATGACGTAATCAAAGATCAAAAGAACGTTGCAAGTGTTACTTTCGCGGATAACGAAGCAGCTTACCTTGCAGGTGTTGCAGCTGCTAAAACAACTAAGACAAAACAAATCGGTTTTGTAGGTGGTATGGAATCTGAAGTTATCTCACGTTTTGAAGCTGGTTTCAAAGCAGGTGTTGCATCAGTTGACTCATCTATCAAAGTACAAGTAGACTACGCTGGTTCATTCGGTGACGCTGCTAAAGGTAAAACAATCGCTGCTGCACAATACGCTGCAGGTGCTGACGTTGTATACCAAGTAGCAGGTGGTACTGGAGCAGGTGTCTTCTCTGAAGCGAAATCACTCAACGAAAGCCGTCCAGAAAATGAAAAAGTTTGGGTTATCGGTGTTGACCGTGACCAAGTGGAAGAAGGTAAATACACTTCTAAAGACGGTAAAGAATCTAACTTTGTCCTTGCTTCTACTTTGAAACAAGTTGGTACAACTGTAAAAGATATTGCTAACAAAACTGAAAAAGGTGAATTCCCTGGTGGACAAGTGATCGTCTACTCATTGAAAGATAAAGGGGTTGACTTGGCAATAACAAACCTTTCAGAAGAAGGTAAAAAAGCTGTTGAAGATGCAAAAGCTAAAATTCTTGACGGAAGCATTAAAGTTCCTGAAAAATAA